The Saimiri boliviensis isolate mSaiBol1 chromosome 12, mSaiBol1.pri, whole genome shotgun sequence nucleotide sequence GAGGAGAGGCTGTGGTTTTGCAGGAACTGCGCTGCTGCTCAGTTCAGTCTCTGCCTCTTGGAGGTTTAGGATGCCCCAGGCCTTGTTTTCCCTCAAAGCATTTCCTCCGCAATCACGACCAACCATTCTGCTTGAGGATTTCTGTACACACTGGCATTTTCTAGTACTGTAAGTTTCTATGTCAGTCTTCGTCATAAATCGTGGAGGTCAGTCTGGGGCTGTGATGGCGAGTCCTCAATGTTCAACCTGGATGGAGGTCCCTCCAGAGCCCCAAGGTGCCATGTCGTTCCCTTTGCTGGAAGTTTTGACAAGGCCAGAAGCAGCTGTCGGGGCTTCCTGGGGCCATCTGGGAGGGATGTCAGCTGACCTCAGAGGCGAGCTGGGACTTCTGCATTTCTGTTCCTATATGTCGGAGGAAACTGGCCACAACGCCTCAAACCACTTTACACCTGACGTCAGTCCCGGTGTTAAACCGAGCCTGTTTTCACAGATGCCTCCTGCGATCTCATTACAACCCCCTCTGCCCTCCTGCTCCCGTGGCCTTCTCTGCTTTGCTTCGTGCTCCTCTTACAGACCTTCTGTCTCATCGGTCTTTTCTGAGGTTGGCCGTTTCCCCTTCTCTATAACCTTCTGTGACTCCCATGGCTCATAGCTTTGCTGTGTATTAGGGGCAGAAAGCAAGCTTCGTtaggttatttaaaattttttagtagccgctttttttcttttttgagatggggtctcactctgtgccccaggctggagtgcagtggcatgatcttggctcacggcagcctttgcctcccaggttcaagtgattctcctggctgaagctcctgggattacaggtgcctgaggcaggagaatcactggaacttgtagctgagattacaggtgctcaccaccacacccagctaatttttatatttttagtagagatggggtttcgccatgttggccaggttggtctggaactcctgacctcaaatgatctacccgcctcagcctctcaaagtgctgggattacaggaatgagccactgcacctagttgccatggtttaatttatttttgagacacagtctcactctgttgcccaggctggagtggagtggtgggatctcagctcactgcaacctctggcttccaggttcaagggattcttttgcctcagtcccctgagtagctgggattacaggtgcccactaccatgtccggctaatttttgtatttttagtagagacagggtttcaccatgttggccgggctgctcttgaactcctgacctcaggtgatccacgcacctcggcctcccaaagtgctgggattataggtgtgagccatcgtgtctggcctcttttttattttgtttattttattttattgagacagagtctcacccaggctggagtgcagtggcacagtcacagctcacttgaactcctgggcttaagtgattcttccacctcagtctcccaagtagctgtgaccacgggggtacaccaccatgtctggctaatttttaattttttttttttttgtagagacggcgtcttcctatgttgcccaggctgatctaaactcctgggctcatgccatccacctgcctcagcctcccaaattcctgagatgatagatgtgagccaccatgcctggcctagtaactacatattaaaaaatacaaagtaacaGATGAAATTAACAATACATTTTACTTAACTCCATATATTTAAGCTGTGATCATTTTAATATATCAATATAAGAAAttattggccaggctcagtggctcgtacttgtaatcctggcaatttgggaggctgaggtaggtggatcacctgaggttgggagtttaagaccagctcgaccaacatggagaaacgtctactaaaaatacaaaattagctgggtgtagtgatgcatgcctataattccagctagttgggaagctgaggcaggagaatcgcttgaacccaggaggcggaggttgcggtgagctgagatcatgccattgcattccagcctgggtaacaagagtgaaactctgtctcaaaaaaaaaaaaagaaaaagaaaagaaaaaagaaattattaatgagatatttgaCATTCGTTTTTTCCTACTAGGTTTTGAAACCCAGGGTATATTTTACATTGACATTCTATCCCAAATTGAATGCTAAATTTTCATCAAAAACATTCTGGTCTAATCAGTGTTCATCAAATTTACTATTGAAAAAGTAGATTCATCTACCCAGCTTGTCCCAGACTTATATAAACACTTCCCAATAATTGAATTGTtagtttttaacatttaaattgcttaaagttaaatacaagtaaaaattcATTGGCAAATAGATgaaaaaagctaagaaaaaaaagttcagttcCTCActcacactggctaattttttttgttttcttttagagatcgagtgttgctctgtcgtccaggctagggtgcggtgacatgatcatggctcactagccaccacctcctagactcaagtgggcctcctacctcatcctcttGGGTAGCTGGCAACACcagggtgcaccaccatgcctggctaattcttttcatttaaaaaatattgtagaggcagggtctcactatgttgtctaggctggtcttgaacttctggcctcaagagatccaacTCCCAGgaggccttgacctcccaaagtgttgggattatagtcacgagcccctgtgcctggccgcAAGATACATTTTAAGCACCCAACCTTCCTCCGTGACTGGGGCTGCTGTATTGGGCAGCAGATACAGACCATTTCCGTCATCACAGAAGGTTTTGTTGTACAGCTCTCTGATAGAACGAAGTCTTCAACACGCGTTTTCCAAGGgactttccaaattttctaaaaCACCGCCCCAACCCATCTTTACTTACTGACTTTCCTTTTATCATGTTCACTccccactacacctggctaattttggttttttgtttgtttgttttttgttggtttgtttttgagacggagtttcgctcttgttgcccaggctggagtgcaatggcgcgatcttggctcaccgcaacctccgcctcctgggttcaggcaattctcctgcctcagcctcctgagtagctgggactacaggcacgcgccaccatgcccagctaatttttgtatttttagtagagacggggtttcaccatgttgaccaggatggtctcaatctcttgaccttgtgatccacccgcctcggcctcccaaagtgctgggattacaggcatgagccaccgtgcccggccttttgtttgtttttgagacagagtctcactctgttgcccaggctggagtgtattggcgtgatcactgctcactgcagcctcaacctcccaggactaagcaatcctcctgcctcagcctcctaagagctgggattacaggtgtgtgccactatacctggctaattttttgatttgttgtagagacagggtctcactgtattgcccaggctggtcttaaactcctggactcaagtgattgtcctgtctcgcccttccaaagtactgagattacaggcatgagccactgcacccaatccttttattttagagatgggggtcttgccatgttgcgcAGACTAGTCTTGAGATCCTGAGCTCAggctatcttcccacctcggccctgcaaagtgctgcgattataggtgtgagccactgcacctggtcactGTTTCCACTTTGGGGTGAATGCCCTTCCTTTGGTTCTGCCAGAGGTCTCCTCTTTGGGGCTTGGTTTAGAGGCAGGGCTTCCGAGAAAGCCTCTCCGCTTCTCCCTGCAGTGGGATTACTTGCTACCTCGGCTTCCCACGAGTTCTAGAAAACGAGGCAGACagtgtggggagaggggagaggtggGTGGCCTGTCCGAGCCCTGGGCTGTGGCTCGCTGCCCTGGAGCCTGGTTTCCCATTTCTCCCGAGACAGGTTTGAATGGCTCTGCTAAGGCAGCCTGAAACCTGCCCAGTTAGAAAAACAGCCACACACAAAGAACAGCACTGTGTCTGCCTCCAGCTGCCCCGTGGCTGCTGGGACATGGAACGTCAGACAGAAGCACACTCTGGGTGCAGGGTGAAATTCTAGGCAAGCAGCAGGCCTGCCAGGGCAGGAGGGAAATCCTTTCTTTGCCCtcacaaaagaaaatgtgtgcCTGGCTGCTGTGGTGCTTATTTTTCAAGATGGGAACTGGAGTCTATGTGTATTTCCTTCTTAAAAAGCTGTAATAcacaggctgggcaaggtggctcacaccttaaatcccagcacattgggaggccaaggcgggaggatcacttgtgcccaggagttcaagaccagcctggataacaaaaggAGACCTacccctgtctctagaaaaaaaattaaaatattagccgggcgtggtgctgcatgcctgtaatcccagctatctgggaggctggggcagagagaTCACCGAGTCCAGGtggtggaggccgcagtgagccaagatcgtaccactgcactctagcctgggcaacagagtgagatcctgtctcaaaaaaaataaaacaaaaagcaagactCTAACATATGTACAAAAAGGGATATACATCTAATTGACCAACTCAGAATTTTACAGACTGAGCATACCTCTGTAACCAGCCCCCAGATGAAAAAGGCACAGGACCTGCCCCTCCCCAAGACCCCCCCATGCCAGATTCTTCTTTCTGTCGCAAGAGCAAGTGTCCCATGGACTCATTTTGCCTATTTCTGGCCTTTATTTCAATAGCGTCATACAATGTACATGTGGCATCTGGCCCCTTTGCTGTTTGCGGTAGTTTGTGGTTGTTTTGGAATGCCTTTGTCTTTTCTGTTACCCGAAACAGTGAAAACCACAgtggttttaaaaacagacagCAACACCAGCTACGGAAGATAGACAGGTCATCGGTAATGGTTTAAGATGTGAAGAAGAAACTGCCCGTATTTGGTTGATGTTTCCACTTGAGATTTTCTAGGTTTTGGTGATTTTTGGTAGTAATTGttgactttttgatttttatttaggGAATCCCTTAAGATAAGAATTCTGAGGTCTTGAAGGGACATGAACCCCCTTCCTGGCTTTTGGACAAAGCTGGATAGAAGTCATTCTCTCAGATTTTCTGCTTgccagaaagaaaatggaagacttgggtgagaaagagagggaggccGAGATGAATTGAATTTCTTATCTGGTATGTTCCGTTTCTGTTTCAGGTAAAATGTCGGTTCCAGGACCTTACCAGGCGGCCACTGGGCCTTCCATGGTACCATCCGCACCTCCATCCTACGAAGAGACGGTGGCTGTCCACAGTTACTACCCCACGCCTCCGGCTCCCATGCCTGGGCCAGCCACGGGGCTTGTGGCAGGGCCTGATGGGAAAGGCATGAGCCCTCCTTCGTATTACACCCAGCCGGTGCCCGTCCCCAGTAACAATCCAAGTACGTGTGGCCTCCTAGGCCCCCTTACCATTCCTGGGTTGTCCACCCTGAGACTCAGGAGAGTGACCGAAGGGACTCTGCCACCGTCCAAGTGAAGTGCCATCACGTTCCAGTTTCCCCCCTATACCTTGAAATCTCACAAATAGTCTTTTAGgttccatgttggtgaggctcaTGGCTTTTCCATGACAAAATACGGTTTAGGAATCTCTTCCactgttataagtaaaatttcgaGGCCGAAAAAGAAATAGCCCTCGAAGATACGTCCTCTCGGCAAGGTAGTTTACTTATATAGAAGTGGGCGAACGGACGGAGCAGTGGTGGCCACCGCTTGGACAAGCAGGGGCGGGGTACTTAGACCTGACGGGGGTCATCCCTACTGCCTTGTCGTCCCCTactggctagggttagactgcacgAACTAGACTAATCCCCATTGGACAGGGGTCCGAGCTGGACTGGCAGGGTGGGTGTTCGGGCGGGAAGGACGGGTTATGGGCATGGATGAGTCAGGATGGGGGGTGGgtacagatgtgaactactgatgaACCAGTGGAGAAGGCTGTTCACTGGAATGACGAGAAAGTTAACTTGAAAATAGAGATTTAAGGAGTAAGAGAGCTGGAcgtactgacatactgattcctGGAAGAGAATCTTGGGTTCACTATAACGCCATCATCACCGCCTGCGAATCATTCGGCGTGTCTCAAGGCACAACCAACTTCCTCCTGAGAATGGGAGTTTGTGTCTTAGGGGCCCCCACCCTTCCTGCTGAGGTCTGATGCAgaacctctgcccccaggccaGGGCCAAGGTAGGAACAGGGAGAAGAAAGTGTCCTGAACGATGTGTGACTGTGTTTTCATGCCAGCTCACGCTCAGTTCGAGTTGCTCTTTTGCTTTTGAGCGACTGTCCTTTGATGCTTCCTTCCGCCCAAGTGTTCCCCGGTATGTCGCTGCTTCAGTATCACGAGCAGTTTTGGGAGGAATCTTTAGCTCAGAGGGGGCCCGTgaatcagactgcctgggttcacctaacctcttgtgcctcagcttccccatttgtaaaataggCTTCATTGAGTACCTATTTACCGCTATCAGTGGGTTGTTAACACAAGTTGTGTGCCAAATGCAGAGTACTCATTCGATAAAAGTGAACTCTTACTGTTGTGCTCAAGTTATAGGACCCCTTGAGCTGGAAGAGGATGAGATAATGACTTTACATTCTTAGACCATGCTGTGATCAATAAATaacttattcttttcttttttttttttttttttttgaaataaagagtcccactgtgttgcccgggctggagtgcagtgatgcaatcatggctcgccacagcctggatctcctgggctcaagtgatcctcccacctcagtctgtggaatagctgagactacaggcacacaccaccacacctggctaattgttaaaatttttgtagGAACGGGGCCTCACTATGTTACCAGGTTGATCTttaactcctaagctcaaacgatcttcccaccacgcttggcctcccaaagttgatAATCCTAtcatgtgagccactgagcctggcccaagTAACTTATTCTTGAACCCCAAAAACACTTAATAAAATGTGTGAACTGggcgtagtggcttatgcctgtaatcccagctactgaggaggctgaggcaggaggatcacctgaggccaggagttcaagcctgagTGTCACCAGGGTGACACTCTTTATCACCTTTTATCACCCTTTATCactagcctgagtgacatagtgagaccttgtctctatgaaaataaaattagctgagtgtgatggcttgcacctatagtcccagctacttgggaggctgaggtgggaggattgcttgaggccaagaggttgaggctgcaatgagctattattgtacccctgcactctagcctgggagatagaAAAAGACCCTGaccctaaacattttttttttaattaacattaaatGCTAAAGTATGATTCAGTACTACTTTTCTGGAAGGAGGGTCTCtctatgagtattttttttttttttttttttttttttgagacggagtttcgctcttgttgcccaggctggagtgcaatggcgcgatctcggctcactgcaacctccgcctcctgggttcaggcaattctcctgcctcagcctcctgagtagctgggattacaggcacgcaccaccatgcccagctaattttttgtatttttagtagagacggggtttccaccatgttaccaggatggtcccgatctcttgacctcgtgatccacccacctcggcctcccaaagtgctgggattacaggcttgagccaccgcgcccggccctctatGAGTATTTCTAAGTTTAGTTAACCCTAGGCAGTCATTTCCATTGGTTATATAAATGGCATTCTAACAATGTaaaaaggaacagaaggaagTCACTTTGACAAAAATATGAGCGTTAACAACTAAAGTGCTTGATGATTTTCATCACCCTGgattctcttcctttattttattttatttatttatttttttgagacagagtctcactctgttgcccaggctggagtctggtgacatgatctcagctcatcgcaacctttgcctcctgggttcatgtgattctccagccttagcctcccgagtagctgtgactacaggcatgtgccaccatgcccggctaatttttgtctttttagtagagacggggtttcaccatgtaggtcaggctggtcttgaactcctgacctcaggtcacccacccccctcaacctcccaaagtgttgggattacagatgtgagccaccgtgcccggcctggattCTCTTCTGGTTCATGTGAATGTccacacatgttctcacttagctGTTTCTTCTAgcattatttcatatttcatttcttatatCAACACAGTTCACGAGCGTATTGTTTTACAGAGTTGGCCTGCATTTCCCGGCATGGTAAACTCTCCCTTTATCATTGGGTGCCAGAGATTATCAAAGGATTTGTGTAAAAAGAGTGGATTGTTTCTCAGGAGCTGCTAGACACAGTGTGAGACtggttaaaatttatttatttatttatttttgagaccaagtctcgctctgttgcccagactggagtgcagtggcgctatcacgactcactgcagcctcaacctctcagactcaggtgatcctctcacctcagcctcctgagtagctgggactccaggcatgcatcactctgcctggctgatttttatagttttttgtggAGTTgcggtcttgtcatgttgcctaggctgatctcgagctcctggtctcaagcaatccttcaccTTGCtatcccaaaatattgggattatagatgtgaaccccccgcgcccggcccgcctTGTATGAGGCTGAATCATAGTCGGTGGATGGATAAACCCCGACGTGTTAATTCATTCGTCCGTCAGCGGACACTTGAGTTCCTTCCCCTTTTGGCTCTCCTAGATAGCGAAGTGAAGACATGCTATGAACACGGATGTACAGATAGAATATTTGCTGGCGTCCCTGCGTTCCCCTCCGTTCTGTAGCGAATGCGGTGGCCTCGTTTCCTGAGCAGCCTGTGTTTGTCCCTGTCCCTTCCCATCAGTTGCCGTGCAGACCGTCTATGTGCAGCAGCCCATCTCCTTTGCGGACCGCCCAGTCCAGATGTGCTGTCCTTCCTGCAACAAGATGATCGTGAGTCAGCTGTCCTATAACGCCGGTGCCCTGACCTGGCTGTCGTGCGGGAGCCTGTGCCTGCTGGGGTGAGTCTGCCTCCTGTGTGGCTGCCCTTCTCTCTAGGTGCTGCGGGCGGTGGTGGGGAGCAGGGGTGGTTCTCAACTGGACCATAGTGACATTGTGCCAGACGGTTCGTTcgttccctttctttctctcccgctttttcttccttccttccgtccttcctttttctttcattcattctttctttcttctctctctctctttctttccttttcttctttctccctttcttccttgctctttttttcttctctttttttctctttctttctctctttctttcctttcttcctttccttttctttccctttccctttccaaaggagtctcgctctgtcacccaggctggagtgcagtggtatgatctcggctcactgcaagttccacctcccaggttccagcgagtgtcctgtctcaacctcccgagtagctgggactccaggcgccCGTCACCGTGgctggccagtttttgtatttagtaaagacagggtttcgtcatgttggtcaggctggtctcaaactcctgacctcaagtgatctgctcaccttggcctcccaaagccttgggattacaggcgtgagccacagcgcccagcctttttttttttttttctgagatagagtctgaATTTGTTGctcagctagagtgcagtggcgtgatctctgctcactgcagcttccactgcccaggttcaaacggttctcctgtctccgcctcctgtgtacctgggattataggtgtgcacaaccatgcaCCATGCctatgttttgtagttttagtagaggtgggatttcaccacattgggcaggctggtgaggactcctgacctcaggtaatctgcccgccttggcctcccaaagtgctgggattgcaggtgtgagccactgtggttggcccaagacattttttttttttttttgagacagagtctcactttgttgcccaggctggagtgaggtggcacaatctaggctcactgcaacctctgcctcccgggctcaagtgattctcttgcctcagcatcccgagtagctgggattacaggtatgtaccaccatgcccggctaattttttttgtatttttagatggggtctcaccatgttggccaggctggtctcgaacttctgaccctcaggtgatccacccatctcggcctcccaaagtgctggaattacaggcgtgagccactacgcctggacCAAGGCATTTCTTTGTTGTAAGGGCcatcctgtgcattgtaggatattgAACGGCATCCCTGGCCCCCACCTGCCTGATGCCAGAAGCACTGCGCTCCCCAGTGTTAAACTGACCAAAAATGTCCCCTGGGAGGCCAAGTCATCTCCACTGCTCTTAAGCATATCAGCCCCCAGAAATGGTTCATCCGGTCATTTCTTCTTGCTTATCTGCTGACACCACTCCCTGCATGTAGGGATAAGCTTCGCAGCTGCTTGCAGCTGTGTATAGGGCAGTGCCCTGAGGGATTcctttttcttctagaatttcatGACCTAAATAATAATGTTTGTCTGAGCCTGAGAGAAGCTTTAAACAATCTGTACGTTAAAATTCTTCATAGAAATTACTTCAGAACTTCTTATCCTTTTATGACCCGAAGTTATTTTTCCCATTGCCCATGCAGGGGAATTACGTAAATAGTTATGTCGGCACCAAGCGTATTATGTTTAAAGAGATAATAGTTTCTGTTCTGGGAGAAGAATCTGAGAAacacaattaattttttgtttcccaCAAAGCAGGTACAAGTAGCTTCCTTATTCCTGGCCACGTGAGCCACTCAGAAAACCCCAGCGGGCTCTGTTCTTTTCCTTGAAGGAAATGATTGTGAGTTTCAGGAGCCTCACGCAAGCGGCATGTTCGTCCACATTGCCCTTTGGTGACTTGAGGCTGAGAAGGAACAATATTTCTCTTCCTAATTTCAAAAAGAGGCTTAGAGTCCTGGAGAGTTTAGTTAACTTCCTTGAGATCATATACTTACTTCATAAAGAAGGAAGGAGACGAAACAGCTTTCTGGGCACCTGATTCCCTCTCTTGCCCAGAGGACTCTGCTGCTAGTTGCTGTTTTCATTCTGTGGgcagaaaattctaaaaaaagaaagtccatTGCCTCTGGATATTTGTATGAAAACTAATTCTTATCTTTGaaatcagagaaagaaggaattgaAACTTGTTTGGCCCGGctccatggctcacgcctgtaatctcagcactttgggaggccaaggcgggttcatcgcctgaggtcaggagttcgagaccagcctgaccaacatagtgaaaccccatctctactaaaaatataaaaaattagctgggtgtggtggcgggcacctgtaagctcacctacttgggaggctgaggcaggagaatcacttgaacccgggaggtggaggttgcagtgagccgagatcgtgccattgcactccagcctgggcaacaagagtgagactccatcaaaaagagaaaaatttactagttttgttttgtttcagactgagtcttgctctgttgcccaagtggGAGTGTGgcggtgggatcatagctcactgcagcctgacctcctgagtagctgggaccacaggtgtgtgccaccattcccagctaatttttaaatttttcatgtgtGGAGGtggggggtcttactatgttgcccagactggtcttgaactcctggactcaagcaatcctcctgccttgacctcccaaaatgctgggattattgaAGAATAGAAACTTACATTGAGTTTTAGCCTCTGCCCATCTGGCTTTAGAAATTGAGGCAGGGTTTCTTTCCATCCCTTTGTTCCTTCCTTAAACATGGTACagtgggttcaaatcctgcctctcaCTTGCTGTGTGGCCGTAGGCAAGGGACTTTACCTCTCTGTgcttcggtttcctcatctgtagatgGCAGGTGGTAGGGGGGGGGGCGGTTAATAACGCCCGCCTCGGGGGCTGCTGAGGATAAAGGTGTGTGTGCCGCCTGGAACTGTGCCGGCACCTGTAAGCCACAGATGAGGATTCCCACTGAGCGGACTGGCTGCCCACGCTCGTGTGAGCTCTGGAAAGTTTGGGCAATAGAAGGAAGTTTCTTTCATTAGATAGTTTCCTCATGAGAATATTTCTAAATTCTGCTTTATGTAAAGCAACGTCTTCCTATAAAAGGTTGAGTTTTAACTACGTTTTTGGCCAGCACTGCTTGTCAGGCTGTATGAAATTCCTGCCTGTGTGTGCCAATGGCGGATCATGTAGGTTAAGAGGCCTTATTTGGGGGATTCTGTTTGGTTGCTGTAAGCAGCAGCCTGTCCATATGGAAAAGAGATTAGAAAGACGGGGGTTGGCAAAACGGCCCGGGAGCCAGGTGCCTGTTTTACGTTTTacggggacacagccttgcctgTTGGTTTTTGGATTCTCTGTGACTGCCTTCTCATTACAAGGGAAGAATTGAGTAGTGGCAACATCAAGACAAAGTATGTTTCGGGGCGTGTGGTGGCTTCTACCTGTTAATCCTACACttaaggaggcagaggtggaagtatcacttgaggccagcggttcaagaccagcctgcgcaacatagcgagacccccatctctgcaaaaacaaacaaaaaccagcaacaaaaagacaaaaagatataCTATCTgtccttttgtaaaaaaaaaaagtgcaccaAGCCCGTCTAAGACTTTGAAAGATTCCCAAATGACCCAGGATTTGAAATAATGCCCAGAGGGGCTCTGTCTGTGGGAGGCGCCTTGGCAGTGGCTGGCGTGCTAATTTCCTAGAGCTGCTATCACAAATTACCTCACACCTAGTGTTTATAAAACAGCAGCCGTTGagtctcataattctggaggccGGAGGTGTAAAATCAAAATGTCAgcaggggccgggtgcggtggctcatgcctgtaatcccagcactttgggaggtcaaggctggtagatcacttgtggtcaggagtttgagactagcctggccaacctggtaaaaccttgtctctactaaaaatacaaaaacgagccaggcttggtggtgtgcatctgcaatcccagctactcaggaggctaaggcaggaggatcgcttgaacccaggaggcagagattgtagtgagcctagattgtgtcaccatactccagtctgggtgacagaacgagactctgtctcaaaaaaaaaaaacaccacaaaacaCTCCAAAATCAAAATGTCACCGAGACCACCCTCCCTCCTAAGGCTCCAGGGGGTAACTGTTTtttttgcctcttccagcttctggtatgtccaggtgttccttggcttgtggcctcatcactctaatctctgcctctttttttaaCATCCccttctgctctctctctttctctctctctctctctctctctctgtctgtgtccTGTCCTCTTCTTCTAAGGTCGAGTTTTGGTGGTCCACCAGGGTAATCCAAGATGATCCCATCTCAAAATCCCTAATTATACTGGCAAAGACCCTTTTTACAAAGAAGGACGTGAACGCGTGTTTTCGGAAGCCAGCCGTAGTCAG carries:
- the LITAF gene encoding lipopolysaccharide-induced tumor necrosis factor-alpha factor, whose translation is MSVPGPYQAATGPSMVPSAPPSYEETVAVHSYYPTPPAPMPGPATGLVAGPDGKGMSPPSYYTQPVPVPSNNPIAVQTVYVQQPISFADRPVQMCCPSCNKMIVSQLSYNAGALTWLSCGSLCLLGCVAGCCFIPFCVDALQDVDHYCPNCRVLLGTYKRL